From Bacillales bacterium, one genomic window encodes:
- the spoIIIAF gene encoding stage III sporulation protein AF: MDYLTEWIKGIILLILLAVVLELLLPNNSLQRYVRLVVGLLLLLALLNPVLSILDADVDEWVEKMTRRPAISGSEMKNTIKNTKREIQASHRAYIEKQVAVQLKNEAEKEVHDRSRLHVAGVDVELMPTGEERPQMTIKWVKVTLSKDDTGNETTADIEPVEPVTIDIDEKTTTDGDTHSHAQEIRRRLADLWRLGENQVIVVIVEGGVEGGKEDSK; this comes from the coding sequence GTGGATTATTTGACGGAGTGGATCAAAGGCATCATCCTGTTGATTTTGCTCGCGGTTGTCTTGGAGTTGTTATTGCCGAATAACAGCTTGCAACGTTATGTTCGGCTTGTCGTCGGTCTTTTGCTGTTGTTGGCGTTGCTCAATCCGGTTTTGTCGATTTTGGATGCGGATGTCGATGAGTGGGTCGAAAAGATGACGAGGAGGCCGGCGATAAGCGGGAGCGAAATGAAAAATACGATAAAAAACACGAAAAGAGAAATACAAGCCTCTCACCGTGCATATATTGAAAAACAAGTGGCTGTCCAATTGAAGAATGAAGCGGAAAAGGAGGTGCATGACCGTTCGCGTTTGCACGTCGCCGGGGTGGATGTCGAACTGATGCCGACCGGTGAAGAAAGACCGCAGATGACGATCAAATGGGTTAAGGTCACGCTCAGCAAGGACGACACGGGAAACGAAACGACTGCCGATATTGAACCTGTGGAACCGGTGACGATCGATATTGACGAGAAGACAACGACAGACGGTGATACACATTCGCATGCACAGGAAATCCGCCGTCGGCTCGCCGACTTATGGCGGTTGGGCGAAAATCAAGTCATCGTTGTCATCGTTGAAGGCGGGGTTGAAGGCGGGAAGGAGGATTCCAAGTGA
- the spoIIIAE gene encoding stage III sporulation protein AE — MDELCRNNRKRLVMLAVFIFLVIAPTTVFADSPLDAVKQTELNSLELNDVRAYWQNLVSKYGGFLPESQKGNLFEYLRGDKQLSLKEWMIAFVKFLFHELLANGKLLGMIILLTVFSVILQNLQNAFEQKTVSKVAYAIVYMVIIILALNSFHIAISYTNQAISSMTNFLVALIPLILALMASVGSVTSVAFFHPIIIFLINTSGLLVKSFVLPLLFLSTLLSVVSTLSDSYKVTQLAKLLRNISIGTLAVFFAIFLGVMSVEGASAAIADGITVKTAKFITGNFVPVIGRMFTDATDTVMSASALLRNSVGIIGVVILLAIAAFPAIKIFSLALIYNLASAILQPLGGGPIIECLSIIGKGVIFIFAALATVSLMFFLAVTIIIAAGDLSLMVR, encoded by the coding sequence TGCTTGCGGTTTTCATCTTCCTCGTTATCGCTCCGACCACCGTGTTCGCGGATTCACCGCTTGATGCGGTCAAACAGACAGAATTGAACAGCTTGGAACTGAATGATGTGCGCGCATATTGGCAAAATCTAGTCAGTAAATACGGCGGATTTTTACCAGAAAGCCAAAAAGGCAATCTTTTTGAGTACTTGAGAGGCGACAAACAGTTATCGTTGAAAGAATGGATGATCGCTTTCGTGAAATTTTTGTTTCACGAACTGCTCGCCAACGGAAAATTGCTTGGCATGATCATCCTTCTCACCGTCTTCAGTGTAATTTTGCAAAACTTGCAAAACGCATTTGAACAAAAAACGGTGTCGAAAGTAGCCTACGCCATCGTCTACATGGTGATCATCATCCTTGCGTTAAACAGTTTTCACATCGCGATCAGCTATACGAACCAGGCAATTTCCAGCATGACCAATTTTCTTGTCGCGCTCATCCCGTTAATTCTCGCGTTAATGGCTTCCGTCGGAAGCGTTACGTCGGTCGCTTTTTTTCATCCGATCATCATCTTTTTGATTAACACGAGCGGCTTGCTCGTCAAATCATTTGTCTTGCCGCTCTTGTTTCTTTCAACGCTGTTGTCCGTCGTCAGCACGCTGAGCGACTCCTACAAAGTCACACAGCTCGCTAAGCTGCTTCGCAACATCAGCATCGGCACGCTCGCGGTCTTTTTCGCCATTTTTCTCGGCGTCATGTCCGTCGAAGGCGCTTCCGCCGCCATCGCCGACGGCATTACCGTCAAAACCGCGAAATTCATCACCGGCAACTTCGTCCCGGTGATCGGCCGCATGTTCACCGATGCCACCGACACCGTCATGAGCGCATCCGCGTTGCTGCGCAACTCCGTCGGCATCATCGGCGTCGTCATCTTGCTCGCGATCGCCGCCTTCCCGGCGATCAAAATCTTCTCGCTCGCGCTCATTTACAATCTCGCTTCCGCCATTTTGCAGCCGCTCGGCGGCGGTCCGATCATTGAATGCTTGAGCATCATCGGCAAAGGCGTCATTTTTATATTCGCGGCGCTTGCAACGGTTTCCCTTATGTTCTTTCTTGCCGTGACGATCATCATTGCCGCGGGGGATTTGTCTCTCATGGTGCGGTAA
- the spoIIIAG gene encoding stage III sporulation protein AG, translating into MKRWKDLFTKTKSPQKLQSYRYVILVLIVGVALMLFGSFQSKDSGETKAVKTAVTPADGSESVIGKKNEASPSTPIEYEHYYEQQLEEAIEDVYGVTDVTVTVYIATSETKIVEKNVDGSTKSTSETDQKGGSREIKENSEQKDAVIIDGQEGEKPLVIGTEQPKISGVLVVAGGADNAQVKLWIKNAVNSLLGIPDYRIAVLPKKQRGNEQ; encoded by the coding sequence ATGAAACGGTGGAAAGACCTGTTCACTAAAACCAAATCGCCGCAAAAGCTTCAGTCCTATCGCTATGTCATCCTCGTTCTCATCGTCGGAGTCGCACTCATGTTGTTTGGGAGTTTTCAGTCGAAAGACAGCGGCGAAACGAAAGCCGTCAAGACGGCGGTGACACCAGCGGATGGAAGCGAATCTGTCATAGGAAAAAAAAACGAGGCTTCTCCTTCCACGCCGATCGAGTACGAGCATTATTACGAGCAACAGTTGGAAGAGGCGATCGAAGACGTTTACGGCGTCACGGACGTTACGGTGACGGTGTACATTGCGACGTCGGAAACAAAGATCGTCGAAAAAAACGTTGACGGATCAACAAAGTCAACTTCTGAAACGGATCAAAAAGGCGGAAGCCGCGAAATTAAAGAAAACAGCGAACAAAAGGACGCTGTCATCATAGATGGGCAGGAAGGCGAGAAACCGTTAGTGATCGGAACTGAACAGCCGAAAATCAGCGGCGTGCTCGTCGTTGCGGGCGGGGCGGACAACGCTCAGGTGAAGTTGTGGATCAAGAATGCCGTGAACAGTTTGCTCGGCATTCCGGATTATCGAATCGCCGTACTGCCGAAAAAACAAAGGGGGAACGAACAATGA
- the accC gene encoding acetyl-CoA carboxylase biotin carboxylase subunit produces MIKKLLVANRGEIAVRVIRACKELGIETVAVYSKADEDALHTRMADEAYCIGPAASKDSYLNFTNIMSIAKLTGVDAIHPGYGFLSENADFAEICAECNVTFVGPSAEAIAKMGTKDVARKTMEKAGVPVVPGSDGIVADEEEALKVADEIGYPVIIKATAGGGGKGIRVARTKEDLVKGVRVTQREAATAFGNDGVYLEKYIEDFRHVEIQVLADTHGNTIHLGERDCSIQRRLQKLLEESPSPALDADKREEMGNAAVKAAQAVDYTGAGTIEFIYDHNNGNFYFMEMNTRIQVEHPVTEWVTGVDLVKEQIRVASGEKLSLRQEDVTYEGWAIECRINAENPDKNFMPSPGRLEMFLPPGGFGVRVDSAAYTGYKIPPFYDSMIAKVISYGKTREEAIARMKRALDEFVVEGVHTTIPFHLRLLNHEKFVEGNFNTKFLEQYPLTSR; encoded by the coding sequence ATGATCAAAAAATTGCTCGTTGCCAACCGCGGAGAAATTGCCGTTCGCGTTATTCGCGCTTGCAAAGAGCTTGGCATTGAGACGGTTGCCGTCTATTCGAAGGCAGACGAAGACGCCCTCCATACGAGAATGGCCGATGAGGCCTACTGCATCGGGCCGGCTGCTTCGAAAGACAGCTACTTAAATTTCACAAATATCATGAGTATCGCAAAGCTTACCGGCGTGGATGCGATCCACCCCGGCTACGGATTTCTTTCCGAAAACGCCGATTTTGCGGAAATATGTGCCGAGTGCAACGTCACGTTTGTCGGACCGAGTGCGGAAGCGATCGCGAAGATGGGTACGAAAGACGTCGCCCGGAAAACGATGGAGAAAGCCGGCGTGCCGGTCGTGCCTGGTTCCGACGGCATCGTGGCTGATGAGGAAGAGGCGCTTAAGGTCGCCGATGAAATCGGTTATCCGGTCATTATCAAGGCGACGGCCGGCGGCGGCGGCAAAGGCATCCGCGTGGCACGCACGAAAGAGGATCTCGTGAAAGGGGTGCGCGTGACGCAGCGGGAAGCGGCGACCGCTTTCGGAAATGACGGCGTATATCTTGAGAAATACATCGAAGATTTCCGTCATGTGGAGATCCAAGTGTTGGCCGATACGCACGGAAACACGATTCACCTCGGGGAACGGGATTGCTCGATTCAGCGGCGCCTGCAAAAACTGTTGGAAGAATCCCCGTCTCCGGCGCTCGACGCCGATAAGCGCGAGGAAATGGGCAACGCGGCGGTGAAAGCGGCTCAAGCGGTCGATTACACCGGCGCCGGAACGATCGAATTTATTTACGACCACAACAACGGGAATTTTTATTTTATGGAAATGAACACACGCATCCAGGTGGAGCATCCCGTCACGGAATGGGTAACCGGGGTCGATCTAGTCAAGGAACAAATTCGCGTCGCTTCGGGCGAGAAACTCTCACTCCGGCAGGAAGACGTCACCTATGAAGGTTGGGCGATCGAATGCCGCATTAACGCGGAAAACCCGGATAAAAATTTCATGCCTTCGCCCGGACGGCTGGAAATGTTTCTCCCGCCCGGCGGATTCGGTGTGCGCGTGGATTCAGCGGCCTATACCGGCTACAAAATTCCGCCGTTTTATGATTCAATGATCGCTAAAGTGATCAGCTATGGAAAAACGCGCGAAGAAGCCATTGCGCGGATGAAAAGGGCGCTGGACGAATTTGTCGTCGAAGGCGTTCATACGACCATTCCGTTTCATTTGCGGCTGTTGAATCACGAAAAATTCGTCGAGGGGAATTTCAATACGAAATTTCTCGAACAATACCCATTAACGAGTCGGTGA
- the accB gene encoding acetyl-CoA carboxylase biotin carboxyl carrier protein, producing the protein MKIQEVRELIKLIDESSIDEFEYELDGAKIKLKKNSESVTTMVTAPSKEEQAVMTQPAGVTANHEPQAQTESTKQPESSGDSQKEDEHLHKIESPMVGTFYTSPSPDADAYIKVGDKVQEDSVVCIIEAMKLFNEIEADVSGEIVEILVNNGELVEYGQPLFLVKPA; encoded by the coding sequence TTGAAAATTCAAGAAGTTCGCGAGTTGATTAAATTGATCGACGAATCATCGATCGACGAATTCGAATATGAACTCGACGGCGCGAAAATCAAACTGAAGAAAAATTCGGAAAGCGTAACGACGATGGTGACTGCGCCTTCCAAGGAAGAGCAAGCTGTGATGACGCAGCCGGCCGGCGTAACGGCCAATCACGAGCCGCAGGCGCAAACAGAATCAACGAAACAACCGGAATCGAGCGGGGATTCGCAAAAAGAGGACGAGCATTTACATAAAATCGAATCTCCGATGGTCGGGACGTTTTACACGTCGCCTTCGCCGGATGCGGACGCTTACATCAAAGTCGGCGACAAAGTGCAGGAAGACTCTGTGGTGTGCATCATTGAGGCGATGAAACTATTCAATGAAATCGAGGCTGACGTATCAGGGGAAATCGTCGAAATTCTTGTCAACAACGGAGAACTGGTTGAATACGGTCAACCGCTCTTTCTTGTCAAACCTGCATAA
- a CDS encoding Asp23/Gls24 family envelope stress response protein — MTESTTFEMEEHDLGKVEISPEVIEVIASIAANEVTGVSEMRGSFATGVAERLGRRNHRKGVKVELAEDGITIDVYVLLKYGVSIPETGQKIQDNICQTLRTMTSLDVKAVNIHVTGIQFEQTDEAEDAKEESE, encoded by the coding sequence ATGACGGAGTCGACCACTTTTGAAATGGAAGAGCACGATCTCGGGAAGGTGGAAATTTCGCCGGAGGTCATTGAGGTGATCGCAAGCATTGCGGCCAATGAGGTAACCGGCGTTTCGGAAATGCGCGGAAGTTTCGCGACGGGAGTCGCTGAGAGATTAGGCAGACGTAATCACCGCAAAGGGGTGAAGGTGGAGCTCGCAGAAGACGGCATCACAATCGACGTTTACGTGCTGTTGAAATACGGCGTGTCCATTCCCGAAACCGGCCAAAAGATTCAAGACAACATTTGCCAAACGTTGCGAACGATGACGTCGCTTGATGTGAAAGCGGTCAACATTCACGTAACCGGCATCCAATTCGAACAAACCGACGAAGCAGAAGATGCGAAAGAAGAAAGCGAATGA
- a CDS encoding SpoIIIAH-like family protein, with product MMLKKQTVWLLTMLSLIIVLSVYYMTSPVPNPGQQTAVGEDDKQEKKQGEDSSSNNSESESPSKKEDTKTDSPTATSITGEATFASAKLKKMEAREELQEHYTAVIASSEATPEEKAEAKAKLDELSQMSAKEKMLESLIVAKGFNDALVSVDGEKIRIYVQTKQLSNEQAAEILDLVVDKVNVPTHNIMVTYKAGAAE from the coding sequence ATGATGTTGAAGAAACAAACGGTTTGGCTGCTCACGATGCTGAGTCTGATCATCGTATTGAGTGTGTATTATATGACGTCGCCGGTGCCGAATCCCGGACAGCAGACGGCTGTCGGCGAAGATGATAAACAGGAGAAAAAACAAGGCGAAGACTCGTCGTCGAACAACAGCGAATCAGAATCCCCGTCGAAAAAAGAAGATACGAAAACGGACAGTCCGACCGCGACGAGCATAACCGGGGAAGCCACGTTTGCATCGGCAAAGTTGAAGAAGATGGAAGCACGGGAGGAACTCCAGGAACATTATACGGCCGTCATCGCATCTAGTGAGGCGACGCCGGAAGAAAAAGCGGAAGCGAAAGCGAAATTGGATGAGTTGAGCCAAATGTCGGCGAAAGAAAAAATGCTCGAGTCGCTTATTGTTGCGAAAGGATTCAACGATGCGCTCGTAAGCGTCGACGGCGAAAAAATCCGCATTTACGTCCAAACGAAACAATTGTCCAACGAGCAAGCGGCGGAGATTTTGGACTTAGTTGTAGACAAAGTGAATGTTCCGACACATAACATTATGGTCACGTACAAGGCGGGAGCTGCGGAGTAA